From the Kribbella sp. CA-293567 genome, the window TATTTCTCCACCCGCTTCCGCGCCCACACCGGCCACAGCCCTACGCAGTACAGGCGGCAGTTGGGCTCTGCGCTGCTCTAACCGAGCGGGTTGATCTCGTCGAAGTCCGACTGGTCCATCACCCGGCGTACGCCGATCGGCTGCTGCAGCGGCACCCCGCCGGGCCCGGGCACCTGGGACACCAGCCCGGCGATCTCGATCGCCCGCTCCAGCGACTCGACGTCGACCATCTGGAACCCGGCGAGCATCTCCTTGGACTCCGCGAACGGCCCGTCGGTCACCACCGGTGCCGCCTTGCCGTCGGAGGTGACCGTCTTGGCCTCCTCCGGCCAGCTGAGCGAGAGGCCGGAGACCAGCTCCCCGCTGGCCCGCAACTCGTCGTTCAGCGCGTCGTAG encodes:
- a CDS encoding YciI family protein, which gives rise to MIEMTKFLLIVDYNGGVVDTPMTEWTPEEVKAHMAYYDALNDELRASGELVSGLSLSWPEEAKTVTSDGKAAPVVTDGPFAESKEMLAGFQMVDVESLERAIEIAGLVSQVPGPGGVPLQQPIGVRRVMDQSDFDEINPLG